Proteins from one Coregonus clupeaformis isolate EN_2021a chromosome 29, ASM2061545v1, whole genome shotgun sequence genomic window:
- the LOC121544809 gene encoding bis(5'-adenosyl)-triphosphatase enpp4 produces the protein MLALLYFLFTFTSLAASVGKTGSGRGGTGCKAGAAAPIPVLLVSFDGFRADYLRRFPLPNLKLLYSQGVLVEQMTNVFITKTFPNHYSLVTGLYAESHGVVASNMYDPPTQKHFITFNNTDPFWWNEATPLWVTALDCGYKTGVAMWPGSDVAIRNRTATHFIPYNPSVTFSQRLANVTHWLTGGQGKGEEPVLFAALYWEEPDRTGHMYGPENTTHIGQALKEVDDNVGLLVSELKRVGLWGHVNVIVTSDHGMAQCSTDRIIRLDDCLHPDNYSVVDLTPVAAIIPNGDPKAVFSLLSGCHAHMTAYLKKDIPDRLHYRNNDRIQPIILVADEGWTIVQRGGLPHLGDHGYDITLSSMHPFLAAAGPGFLPGYRLPLLQSVDVYPIMCQLLGVPPAPNNGSLSQARCFLAGEGCVDVPLVVGLVVGVLLVLTTLTGLFKLWRPRRQSSSRPFQRILIQDDDDDEPLLD, from the exons ATGTTAGCCCTGCTGTACTTCCTCTTTACCTTCACCTCATTGGCTGCTTCAGTGGGGAAGACAGGAAGTGGCAGAGGTGGAACAGGATGTAAGGCGGGCGCTGCAGCCCCCATTCCGGTACTGCTGGTGTCGTTTGATGGTTTCAGAGCTGACTATCTCAGACGGTTCCCTCTACCCAACCTAAAGCTTCTGTACTCACAGGGAGTCCTGGTGGAACAGATGACTAATGTCTTTATCACCAAGACCTTCCCCAACCATTACAGCCTG GTGACAGGGCTGTATGCAGAGTCTCATGGTGTCGTAGCTAGCAATATGTATGACCCCCCGACCCAGAAGCACTTCATCACCTTCAACAACACCGACCCCTTCTGGTGGAACGAAGCCACGCCACTCTGGGTCACCGCACTGGATTGTGGGTACAAGACGGGCGTGGCCATGTGGCCGGGGTCAGACGTGGCGATCAGGAACAGAACGGCGACTCACTTCATACCCTACAACCCCTCTGTGACTTTTAGTCAACGCCTGGCCAACGTCACTCACTGGCTGACTGGG ggccAGGGCAAAGGGGAGGAGCCAGTGTTGTTTGCAGCTCTGTACTGGGAGGagccagacaggacaggtcaCATGTATGGACCAGAAAACACCACCCACATAGGACAGGCTCttaaagag gtAGATGACAATGTGGGTCTGCTGGTGTCAGAGCTGAAGCGTGTGGGGTTGTGGGGGCATGTCAACGTCATCGTCACCAGCGACCACGGAATGGCCCAGTGTTCCACTGATCGCATCATCAGACTGGACGACTGTCTGCACCCTGACAACTACTCGGTAGTAGACCTAACCCCTGTCGCTGCTATCATACCCAACggag atcccAAGGCTGTGTTTTCCCTATTGAGTGGTTGCCACGCCCACATGACTGCGTACCTGAAGAAGGACATCCCTGATAGGCTGCACTACAGGAACAACGACAGGATTCAACCAATCATATTAGTCGCTGATGAGGGATGGACTATCGTACAGAGGGGAGGGCTACCACATC TAGGTGACCACGGCTATGACATCACTCTATCCAGCATGCACCCCTTTCTTGCGGCAGCAGGGCCAGGGTTCCTTCCTGGTTACAGACTCCCGCTGTTACAGAGTGTAGACGTCTACCCAATAATGTGTCAGCTGCTGGGGGTGCCACCGGCGCCAAACAATGGATCTCTGTCCCAGGCACGCTGCTTCCTGGCTGGGGAGGGCTGTGTCGACGTCCCCCTAGTGGTGGGACTGGTGGTGGGGGTACTGCTGGTTCTCACCACTCTCACTG gtctgTTCAAGTTGTGGAGGCCACGGCGTCAGTCTTCCTCTCGTCCCTTCCAACGCATCTTGATAcaggacgatgatgatgatgaacctCTGCTAGACTAA
- the clic5a gene encoding chloride intracellular channel protein 5a isoform X2 has protein sequence MILWLKGVVFNVTTVDLKRKPADLHNLAPGTHPPFLTFEGEVKTDINKIEEYLEDMLAPPRYPKLAAKNRESNTAGNDIFAKFSAYIKNTRPENNAVLEKSLNKALAKLDEFLLSPLPEELQDGRDVAEGGSVRKYLDGDTLTLSDCNLLPKLHVVKVVAKRYRNYEIPAELRGVWRYIRNAYSRDEFTNTCAADAEIELAYQDVAKRLSK, from the exons ATGATCCTCTGGCTAAAAGGAGTCGTCTTCAACGTCACTACAGTCGACCTGAagag AAAGCCGGCGGACCTCCATAACCTTGCTCCAGGCACTCACCCACCCTTCCTGACCTTCGAAGGAGAGGTGAAGACGGACATCAATAAGATAGAAGAATACCTAGAGGACATGCTGGCTCcacccag GTATCCTAAACTTGCAGCTAAGAACCGGGAGTCCAATACGGCAGGAAACGACATCTTCGCCAAGTTTTCAGCCTACATAAAAAACACCAGGCCAGAGAACAACgcag TTCTAGAGAAAAGTCTCAACAAGGCATTAGCCAAGCTGGATGAGTTCCTTTTATCCCCGCTGCCAGAGGAGCTGCAGGATGGCAGAGATGTGGCAGAAGGGGGGTCTGTACGGAAGTATCTAGACGGAGACACACTAACACTGTCCGACTGCAACTTGCTGCCCAAATTACATGTCGTCAAG GTGGTCGCTAAGAGATACCGTAATTATGAGATCCCTGCAGAGCTGCGGGGTGTATGGCGTTACATTCGAAACGCCTACAGCCGAGATGAGTTCACCAACACCTGCGCCGCTGACGCAGAAATAGAACTAGCCTATCAGGACGTGGCTAAGAGGCTGTCCAAATGA
- the LOC121544286 gene encoding runt-related transcription factor 3-like produces MLLIPPDPQITSHRFSPPLPGKARDGTVGVTAQHEDSGPRSTEDIPAEFRPTDSPNFLVSSLPAHWRCNKTLPRAFTVVALGDVSDGVLVTVMAGNDENCSAELRNATTLMTSRTARFNDLRFVGRSGRGKSFNLTITVFTSPPQVATYHRAIKVTVDGPREPRRHRQKLEVGPKTGLFRVAMPMQSLRPFNNLTNPPTRAFPLSDSRPLSSPPWTNDQSYPFSSSRTTGLSGVCELAAGPPPSYLPPPFPTLPPHSHSGLFQPSSSPILYYGASAGTNHYVSLPEGDRTNHFTSVPGGAQAPTAGLANQMEGRGEEPVWRPY; encoded by the exons ATGTTGCTTATTCCCCCAGATCCCCAGATCACCAGCCATAGGTTCAGTCCCCCGCTCCCTGGTAAGGCCAGAGATGGGACAGTGGGAGTGACAGCTCAGCATGAGGACAGCGGCCCCCGGAGTACAGAGGACATCCCTGCTGAGTTCAGGCCCACCGACAGCCCCAACTTTCTGGTGTCAAGCCTCCCCGCACACTGGCGTTGCAACAAGACTCTGCCACGTGCCTTcacg GTGGTTGCCCTGGGTGATGTAAGTGACGGTGTTCTAGTCACGGTGATGGCGGGGAATGATGAGAACTGTTCAGCTGAGCTACGTAACGCCACCACGCTGATGACATCACGCACAGCACGCTTCAATGACCTCCGCTTTGTAGGACGCAGTGGgagag gtaaAAGCTTTAATCTGACCATAACAGTGTTCACCAGTCCTCCCCAGGTGGCCACGTACCACAGAGCTATCAAAGTTACTGTAGACGGACCTAGAGAGCCACGCc GTCACAGGCAGAAGCTGGAGGTGGGGCCAAAAACAGGGCTTTTCAGGGTTGCCATGCCGATGCAGAGTCTCCGCCCCTTCAACAACCTCACCAACCCTCCAACAAGAG ccttcCCTCTCTCAGACTCTAGGCCCCTTTCCTCACCCCCCTGGACCAATGATCAATCTTACCCCTTCTCATCCTCAAGAACCACTGGCCTCTCAG GTGTGTGTGAGCTGGCCGCTGG ccctcctccctcctaccttcCCCCCCCTTTCCCCACTCTCCCCCCCCACTCCCACAGTGGACTCTTCCAGCCCAGCAGCAGCCCCATCCTCTACTATGGAGCCTCTGCCGGGACCAACCACTACGTCTCACTGCCAGAGGGGGACAGGACAAACCACTTTACCTCAGTACCGGGGGGAGCGCAGGCCCCCACAGCCGGGCTGGCCAATCAAATGGAGGGTAGGGGGGAGGAGCCTGTGTGGAGGCCATATTGA
- the clic5a gene encoding chloride intracellular channel protein 5a isoform X1 has protein sequence MTDTSAAEEEKDPDIELFVKAGSDGESIGNCPFSQRLFMILWLKGVVFNVTTVDLKRKPADLHNLAPGTHPPFLTFEGEVKTDINKIEEYLEDMLAPPRYPKLAAKNRESNTAGNDIFAKFSAYIKNTRPENNAVLEKSLNKALAKLDEFLLSPLPEELQDGRDVAEGGSVRKYLDGDTLTLSDCNLLPKLHVVKVVAKRYRNYEIPAELRGVWRYIRNAYSRDEFTNTCAADAEIELAYQDVAKRLSK, from the exons ATGACTGACACGTCTGCAGCTGAAGAGGAGAAGGACCCTGATATTGAACTTTTTGTCAag gcaggGAGTGATGGGGAGAGTATAGGTAACTGTCCATTCTCTCAGCGTCTCTTCATGATCCTCTGGCTAAAAGGAGTCGTCTTCAACGTCACTACAGTCGACCTGAagag AAAGCCGGCGGACCTCCATAACCTTGCTCCAGGCACTCACCCACCCTTCCTGACCTTCGAAGGAGAGGTGAAGACGGACATCAATAAGATAGAAGAATACCTAGAGGACATGCTGGCTCcacccag GTATCCTAAACTTGCAGCTAAGAACCGGGAGTCCAATACGGCAGGAAACGACATCTTCGCCAAGTTTTCAGCCTACATAAAAAACACCAGGCCAGAGAACAACgcag TTCTAGAGAAAAGTCTCAACAAGGCATTAGCCAAGCTGGATGAGTTCCTTTTATCCCCGCTGCCAGAGGAGCTGCAGGATGGCAGAGATGTGGCAGAAGGGGGGTCTGTACGGAAGTATCTAGACGGAGACACACTAACACTGTCCGACTGCAACTTGCTGCCCAAATTACATGTCGTCAAG GTGGTCGCTAAGAGATACCGTAATTATGAGATCCCTGCAGAGCTGCGGGGTGTATGGCGTTACATTCGAAACGCCTACAGCCGAGATGAGTTCACCAACACCTGCGCCGCTGACGCAGAAATAGAACTAGCCTATCAGGACGTGGCTAAGAGGCTGTCCAAATGA
- the LOC121544284 gene encoding XK-related protein 6-like has protein sequence MEREGEKRGRVWGRGVDGDTEEECQPLDSAAIHICLCCHSAVCYWGCRSNCLGNLLGEDTTGRIGGTRVGGGRGLRETRCPPEEGLWLDCLWLILALLVFFWDVGTDLLLAADYYARQDYLWFGLTLFLVLVPSIVVQILSFRWFVQDYSGECLTTWLGTVDCSRGGEREKLTRRGPAGHRGVYPGTDRVRVASVWLWQITIHILQLGQVWRYIRTLYLGIQSHRMKEHKEAQRRFYWAMMFEYADVNMLRLLETFLESAPQLVLQLCIMIQQNRAETLQCISSLGSLLSLSWVLASYHKLLRDSRDDQRSLSYRGALLHLLWRLLTISSRVLSLALFASLFHLYFGIFVVLHWCGMALWVVHGGTDFCMSRWEEVLFNMVVGIVYIFCWFNVKEGHTRGRMVAYYSVVLAENTLLTGLWYVYRDHAETDSYAVPALCGVYLSFAGGVLVMLLYYGLLHPSRTHPTPASTWCDELLWSNPLPPSAPPTPGYLAAPSHSDDVIAEGCLPVFQVRLEPPTSRRFEGPLIKIDMPRKRYPAWDAHYVDRRLRRTINLLQYLTPAAAGIRYRDRPLLYELLQYESSF, from the exons ATGGAAAGGGAGGGGGAGAAACGGGGGAgggtgtgggggaggggggttgatGGAGACACAGAGGAAGAATGTCAGCCTCTGGACTCTGCAGCCATCCACATCTGTCTCTGCTGCCACTCTGCTGTCTGCTACTGGGGCTGTCGCTCCAACTGCCTGGGAAACCTGCTGGGGGAGGACACTactgg AAGGATTGGGGGTACCAGAGTTGGCGGTGGTAGGGGTTTGAGGGAGACTCGCTGCCCGCCAGAGGAGGGTCTGTGGCTGGACTgtctctggctgatcctggctcTCCTTGTCTTCTTCTGGGACGTGGGAACAGACCTACTTCTCGCTGCGGACTACTATGCCAGACAGGACTATCTGTGGTTTGGCCTGACGCTCTTCCTGGTGCTGGTGCCGTCGATAGTAGTTCAGATCCTGAGCTTCCGCTGGTTCGTCcaggactacagcggagagtgTCTGACCACCTGGCTGGGGACGGTGGACTgcagcaggggaggagagagagaaaagctgaCCAGGCGAGGGCCAGCTGGCCACAGAGGGGTTTATCCTGGGACAGACCGGGTCAGAGTGGCCTCAGTATGGCTGTGGCAGATCACCATACACATTCTACAGCTGGGACAGGTCTGGAG GTATATCCGTACATTATACCTGGGTATCCAGTCCCACCGTATGAAGGAGCATAAGGAGGCTCAGAGGAGGTTCTACTGGGCCATGATGTTTGAGTACGCAGACGTCAACATGCTGAGGCTACTGGAGACCTTCCTGGAGTCAGCTCCTCAACTAGTACTACAGCTCTGCATTATGATACAACAGAACCGTGCTGAGACTCTACAGT gtATATCTAGTCTAGGCTCACTTCTGTCTCTATCCTGGGTGTTGGCCTCGTACCACAAGCTCCTACGTGACTCCAGGGACGACCAGCGCAGTCTGAGTTATCGCGGTGCCCTCCTCCACCTTCTCTGGCGCCTCCTCACCATCTCCTCCCGcgttctctctctcgccctctttgCATCCCTCTTCCACCTGTACTTTGGCATCTTCGTGGTGCTCCACTGGTGTGGCATGGCGCTGTGGGTGGTGCATGGAGGAACAGACTTCTGTATGTCTCgctgggaggaggtgctgttTAACATGGTGGTGGGCATCGTCTACATCTTCTGTTGGTTCAACGTCAAGGAAGGACACACCAGGGGACGCATGGTGGCTTACTACTCTGTGGTACTGGCTGAGAATACACTGCTCACCGGACTGTG GTATGTGTATCGTGACCAtgcagagacagacagctacGCGGTACCAGCGTTGTGTGGTGTCTACCTGTCCTTTGCAGGTGGAGTACTGGTGATGCTTCTGTACTATGGTCTTCTTCACCCCTCACGCACACACCCCACCCCGGCCTCGACCTGGTGTGATGAGCTGCTGTGGAGTAACCCCCTGCCCCCCTCAGCCCCGCCCACCCCAGGTTACCTGGCTGCCCCGTCCCACAGTGATGATGTCATTGCAGAAGGCTGTCTGCCGGTGTTCCAGGTGCGTTTGGAGCCCCCCACCTCAAGGCGTTTCGAGGGTCCTCTGATAAAGATTGACATGCCCAGAAAACGTTACCCGGCCTGGGACGCTCACTACGTGGACAGACGGCTGCGAAGGACCATCAACCTACTGCAGTACCTGACGCCTGCAGCCGCAGGCATACGATACAGGGACAGACCTCTGCTCTATGAACTACTGCAGTACGAGTCTTCTttctga